In the genome of Anabaena cylindrica PCC 7122, the window TCTAACTTCACATCTTTAATAATGTGTTGACTATAATTAAAACGCTTGAGTAAACGTTTTTTACTTACCGCAGAAGATCCATCCAGATGAATCAAAGCTAGATTAGTAAAACAGTATTCATCTGTTTTTGATTTAATCAGAAAATAAATTTTTTCACCTTCTTCATGAATCACATAGTCATCACTATCAACCTTGTTATAATCTTCCGGTTTGATCACAGCACCAATATCACTCAAACCTAGTGCATCCATCGCCATATTTTTGAACATAATTTATAACTCTCCAGTAAGAAAACGACTTATGCTTTTATAATACTTATTATATATCAGTGGGTAAAAATTCAATTGTAAAAATTTCTGTTAAGCTGTAAGGACAACTATCAGGAAATAAAGACAATCCAGTTTCTCTTTCAGCGCTAATAGTAGCAAGTTGATAAGCTTTATCCAGAGAATCGGCTAAAAATGATTTAAGACTTGGGTTTTCTGCGAGGAGTTTTTCTAAGCGTAAGCGTTGCTCTTTTATGGTTAATTGCCAACTCCGAGAACGCAAATTAGGCTGAAATTGCCATTTGAGTAAGTGCATAAGTAATACCTCTAATCGACTTTCTAAT includes:
- a CDS encoding DUF29 domain-containing protein, which encodes MNSTTHDHDFYAWTQEQAHLLRTGQFNQIDFHHIAEEIEDMGRSEKRELESRLEVLLMHLLKWQFQPNLRSRSWQLTIKEQRLRLEKLLAENPSLKSFLADSLDKAYQLATISAERETGLSLFPDSCPYSLTEIFTIEFLPTDI